A single Providencia manganoxydans DNA region contains:
- the umoD gene encoding UmoD family flagellar biogenesis regulator, whose translation MKLKYKLLLAAMVICLIIITAIFISSSSQKNNRIATVLSTEPIKSHRLIETENCSVIGLLEGFSQEYLSRYHPAQNECKLFFLIETLQTNGFPPPVEKKYRNCVVTQKVEQIVVGYDVVYRIGNTLGKVRAPYDPGLFIPLDSDGRLKLTASSGQMCENARNNVDALVPFYCVKLDEPNGNSLNKVVEIYPGKNTYAYFE comes from the coding sequence ATGAAGCTAAAATATAAGTTGCTATTAGCCGCTATGGTTATTTGCCTCATTATTATCACAGCAATTTTCATATCATCTTCATCACAGAAAAATAATAGGATAGCAACGGTACTTTCAACGGAGCCCATTAAATCGCATCGCTTAATCGAAACTGAAAATTGCTCAGTGATTGGCCTGCTAGAGGGCTTTAGCCAAGAGTACTTATCGCGTTACCATCCTGCGCAAAATGAATGCAAACTGTTTTTTCTAATTGAAACACTGCAAACGAATGGATTTCCACCACCGGTTGAAAAGAAATACCGTAACTGTGTGGTTACTCAGAAAGTTGAACAAATCGTGGTAGGGTATGATGTGGTGTATCGGATTGGTAATACCTTAGGTAAGGTACGAGCACCTTATGATCCAGGTTTATTTATTCCTCTTGATAGTGACGGTCGTTTAAAGCTAACCGCATCGAGTGGCCAGATGTGCGAAAACGCTCGCAACAATGTTGATGCATTAGTGCCTTTTTATTGTGTGAAATTAGATGAGCCTAATGGTAATTCACTGAATAAAGTGGTTGAGATCTATCCGGGCAAGAACACTTATGCCTATTTTGAATGA